A segment of the bacterium genome:
CACCAGGTCGGTCCTGGCGCCCGGCAGCTTCTTGAGCGCGTCCACGCCGTCGGAGGCCTCGACGATGTCGAGCTCGGGCAGGCGCTTGAGCGCGAAGACGATGAGCTGGCGCATCGTCGGCGAATCCTCGACAACCAGGCACCGGAATTTCGTCATCGCTCCGTCCCCCGAACGGCCGGCGCCCGCATGCCCCCGCTACCGCTTGAGCAGCTCAAGGAAGCCCTGGATCGTGCTGAGCTTGCGCTCCGACTCCGCGTAGAGCTTCGAGGCGAAGAGCGCGGTGGCGGCGTGGCCCGCGAGCAGGTTGAACAGTTCGTAGTCCAGCGGCGAGAAGCTCGGCTTCTGCTCGAGCAGCGAGTAGATCACGATGACGCCGATGAGCTGGTCCTTGATGCGCATCGGGATCACCACCCGCGGCTCGGCCAGCGACGTCGCGGCGGCCTCGGGGTGCTCGGCGACCCACGGCTCCCCCGACTTCGCCACGCCGCCGATCGTCCCCTCGCCGAGCTTGATCAGCGGGACCTGCTCGCGCGGGACGCCCTCGCTCGAGACGGCGTAGAGCTCGCCCTTGCGCTCGTCGAGGAGCATCAGCCCGAACTTCTCGGCGCCGATGAGGTTGATGACGATCTCCATGACGATCTGGACGACTTCCTTGAAATCGAGGGTCGAGTGCAGCTGGAAGCTCGCCACGTAGAGGTTGGCGAGGTTGTTGTTCTCCTCCTCGATCTCCAGGTAGCGGTTCGCGAAGTCCTGGTTCTCGCGCTCGGCCTGCTGGTAGCGCTGGATGAGCGCCTCGCGCTCCTGCTCCAGCTGCTGGACGCGCCCCTTGAGCCCCTGGAGCTCCTCCGGCGAGGCGCCCCGGGCCGTGGCCTTCTCCTGCTCGAGCGTCGCCACAAGGTAGCGCAGGCGCTCGTTCTCCTTCATCAACTCCTGGGTGAAGCCCTCCACCTTGCGGTACAGCTGCAGGAACTCCTGCCCGCGCATGAGGAGGTTCTTCCGGTCGTCCTGGGCCGTCATCCC
Coding sequences within it:
- a CDS encoding GAF domain-containing protein, translated to MTAQDDRKNLLMRGQEFLQLYRKVEGFTQELMKENERLRYLVATLEQEKATARGASPEELQGLKGRVQQLEQEREALIQRYQQAERENQDFANRYLEIEEENNNLANLYVASFQLHSTLDFKEVVQIVMEIVINLIGAEKFGLMLLDERKGELYAVSSEGVPREQVPLIKLGEGTIGGVAKSGEPWVAEHPEAAATSLAEPRVVIPMRIKDQLIGVIVIYSLLEQKPSFSPLDYELFNLLAGHAATALFASKLYAESERKLSTIQGFLELLKR